One genomic segment of Oncorhynchus kisutch isolate 150728-3 linkage group LG15, Okis_V2, whole genome shotgun sequence includes these proteins:
- the LOC109906076 gene encoding claudin-4, with product MASAGLEILGMILCVSGWLGVMVACGLPMWRVAAYIGQNIVISQVIWEGLWMNCSVQSTGQMHCKVHDSMLGLPVDLQAARALVIVSMVLCIMGIGLSVAGAKCTNCSSDTGSKPRMLLGAGVTFIMAGLLLLTAVSWTANTIVLDFYDPMLEETGKREFGNSLYFGWTASCLLLLGGALLCCSCPPKAPQGGNGSGSGHHKVVNYSAVKSPMSVNGYMRRDYV from the coding sequence CTGGAGATCCTGGGTATGATCCTTTGTGTGTCAGGCTGGCTAGGGGTCATGGTAGCCTGTGGCCTGCCAATGTGGAGAGTAGCCGCCTACATTGGCCAGAACATTGTCATATCTCAAGTGATCTGGGAGGGCCTGTGGATGAACTGTTCTGTCCAGAGCACGGGCCAGATGCACTGCAAGGTCCACGACTCCATGCTTGGACTCCCTGTGGACCTACAGGCGGCCCGAGCCCTGGTCATCGTCTCTATGGTGCTGTGCATCATGGGCATCGGCCTGTCTGTAGCCGGGGCCAAGTGCACCAACTGCAGCTCGGACACAGGCAGCAAGCCTCGCATGTTGCTGGGAGCCGGGGTGACCTTCATCATGGCGGGGCTGTTGCTGCTGACGGCCGTATCGTGGACGGCTAACACCATCGTCTTGGATTTCTACGAcccgatgctggaggaaacggggaAGAGGGAGTTTGGGAACTCACTGTATTTTGGATGGACTGCCTCCTGTCTGCTTCTCCTAGGGGGAGCTCTACTCTGTTGCTCCTGCCCCCCGAAAGCACCCCAGGGTGGGAACGGGTCTGGGTCTGGGCACCACAAGGTGGTGAACTACTCTGCGGTCAAGTCTCCCATGTCTGTCAATGGATATATGAGGAGGGActatgtgtga
- the LOC109905677 gene encoding claudin-3, which translates to MAVLGLEILGMILAVLGWILSIVSCALPMWRVSAFIGVNIITAQTIWEGIWMTCVVQSTGQMQCKVYDSMLALSSDLQAARALTVISIVVGIMGVLVAVVGAKCTNCVKDETAKARVMIAAGVAFIVASLTQLIPVSWSANSIIMEFYSPITPEAHKREIGGALYLGWAAAAFLLIGGCILCCSCPPQPEKRYAGPPSRMVYSLTRSVAPSGYDKRDYV; encoded by the coding sequence ATGGCTGTGTTGGGACTAGAGATCCTGGGGATGATCCTGGCTGTCCTGGGTTGGATATTGAGCATCGTGTCCTGCGCCCTGCCCATGTGGAGGGTGTCCGCTTTCATTGGGGTCAACATCATCACGGCTCAGACCATCTGGGAGGGTATCTGGATGACCTGTGTGGTCCAAAGCACGGGCCAGATGCAGTGTAAGGTATATGACTCCATGCTGGCCCTCAGCTCTGACCTGCAGGCAGCCCGAGCCCTCACAGTCATCTCCATAGTTGTGGGAATCATGGGGGTGCTGGTGGCTGTGGTGGGGGCTAAGTGTACCAACTGTGTGAAGGACGAGACGGCCAAGGCCCGGGTGATGATCGCAGCGGGGGTAGCCTTCATCGTAGCATCGTTGACGCAGCTGATCCCGGTGTCCTGGTCAGCCAACAGCATCATCATGGAGTTCTATAGTCCCATCACTCCTGAGGCTCACAAGAGGGAGATTGGAGGGGCTCTCTACCTGGGCTGGGCTGCAGCCGCTTTTCTCCTCATTGGGGGGTGCATCCTGTGCTGTAGTTGCCCCCCACAACCTGAGAAGAGGTATGCAGGGCCACCCTCGCGGATGGTGTACTCCCTGACCAGGTCTGTGGCCCCTAGCGGCTATGACAAAAGAGACTATGTTTGA